From the genome of Vicia villosa cultivar HV-30 ecotype Madison, WI linkage group LG2, Vvil1.0, whole genome shotgun sequence, one region includes:
- the LOC131646623 gene encoding probable inactive shikimate kinase like 2, chloroplastic has product MLSSISIVEMAAATIASLRFLPPNPTARKTLNFFSKPNVVSLRSFSSSSIFSLSHKFNLPLPPCKCSFTAPVSTNTYEFSDGASEMELRLQLGGMDITSTKDISVDADDTSLVIRVLRSGSPITLLQTNPLFDRIKPSETIWYIDDDQLVVNFKKHDPELKWPDIMESWESLSAGSSQLLKGTSIYLVGDSTEINQKVAEELATGLGYTPLSTQELLESYTNQTVDSWLLAEGSDSVAEGEGAVLESISRHVRTVVATLGGNQGAAGRSDKWRYLYAGFTVWLSQTEASDEDSAKEETHRNVKEGITAYTNADVVVKLQGWDPAYAKSVAQGCLKALKQLILSDKKLPGKKGLYIRLGCRGDWPNIKPPGWDPSSEGGETLGI; this is encoded by the exons ATGTTATCTTCTATCTCTATAGTTGAAATGGCCGCTGCTACTATTGCTTCTCTCCGGTTTCTTCCCCCAAACCCCACTGCCAGAAAAACACTCAACTTCTTCTCTAAACCAAATGTCGTCTCATTGCGCTCattctcttcttcttcaataTTTTCTCTATCTCACAAATTCAATCTTCCTCTACCTCCCTGCAAATGCTCCTTCACTGCCCCCGTTTCCACCAATACCTATGAG TTTTCTGATGGTGCTTCTGAGATGGAGTTAAGGTTACAATTAGGAGGCATGGATATAACAAGCACAAAAGACATATCGGTTGATGCAGACGATACATCGTTAGTTATCAGAGTATTGCGCTCAGGATCGCCTATTACATTGTTACAAACTAATCCTCTTTTTGACAGGATTAAACCCTCTGAAACAATATG GTATATTGATGATGATCAGCTTGTTGTGAATTTCAAGAAACATGACCCGGAGTTGAAATGGCCTGACATTATGGAATCATGGGAATCACTTTCTGCTGGATCATCGCAGCTTTTGAAAGGAACTTCAATTTATCTTGTTGGTGATTCAACTGAAATCAACCAGAAAGTGGCTGAAGAGCTTGCTACTGGTCTTGG ATATACACCACTTAGTACACAAGAGTTGCTGGAGTCTTATACCAATCAAACCGTGGATTCAT GGCTGCTTGCAGAAGGTTCTGACTCGGTAGCCGAAGGTGAAGGCGCTGTACTTGAAAGCATAAGTAG ACATGTAAGGACAGTAGTTGCAACATTAGGAGGTAATCAAGGTGCTGCTGGAAGATCTGATAAATGGAGATATCTTTATGCAGGATTTACTGTCTGGTTGTCACAGACGGAAGCATCAG ATGAAGATTCTGCAAAGGAGGAGACGCACCGAAATGTCAAAGAGGGCATAACCGCATACACGAATGCAGATGTTGTTGTCAAGCTGCAGGGCTGGGATCCTGCCTATGCTAAAAGCGTGGCACAAGGATGCTTGAAGGCCCTAAAACAGTTAATCCTATCGGACAAGAAACTTCCAG GTAAGAAAGGCTTATACATAAGATTGGGATGTCGAGGTGATTGGCCAAATATCAAACCCCCTGGTTGGGATCCATCAAGTGAAGGCGGCGAAACTCTTGGCATATAA